In Thunnus thynnus chromosome 4, fThuThy2.1, whole genome shotgun sequence, a genomic segment contains:
- the cfap92 gene encoding uncharacterized protein cfap92, whose protein sequence is MESITVESDLMANMSETGQCDDGVDTGQDKGQEDVLVLQSDLSSTEHGLENRSGSTEDITTNTDDSSYDVTWTVHVVLAVPRGEEADVQEAAEKAKKMKKDSSTLLVKAHKAQGCYHIEYKLLPGDTETVKVDLVMFGPVAKLYKEDEIKILRTWHEGDQTWVGWNQSFNVKVNRDMVISLLSHKIRLQIWNSKDKLSSQARYERLKVFRPPQEHAEDATDMCGGVKSTVNRLRILCEKRSHTSKKHKKDIMFNSNPEMHPDTGFQKPTTDAFNLEDIQKIDTASVEISPIRLLAGEASLDDCFRVHSAGVFEVMCNISLDRLLISDQLKAVLNPLVITILSATSMPSTPTPFHVLEEKCVPVYCQYKFHNLNMHRTSFQKHGTDIYFRDVNVILTGLMTPGELQEFFSGPPLEIEVHDRDRKLEETPKIQAMFGSDDDTQSNAAPFKEKMMVFNSHGIVCLNLSELLLGKRSLKLRLPIKCCPPPPLSDRERSAWGRKMTETGTSRAPMPQGHYFDANSQLKVDVEIACPLNETGTCDGLFGRIIYLFGCNNLPVMTKLRTEILRINAAAFDLGSRSLETIERALTNYIINFKHDESKDLDFVTGFHVLDMRTHIFVLEGLKHKAVKRLWEAVPMKLSGSEEEQVIVLYNSNLGFFKRIYDSLDVGLSPICLSEPLETIMRMPLVYIRGMIPHSCFQALSRLSQLCQVRQLKDVVQYNLFPSADMILSMSKEYGTYSEQWEQNTKAKTEMDASSLPVRMKRHAPLDTYNNKYIKWKHNIQQRPLKLRKDFIQENIKKVQEDSEQLQKPEAAVLRMDQAAGSSAHIYSIQTFNSNEQAKELFCKVMAKFPGRRFTYSQQYLSATLEPRYVTSKNDSNTPSTIWFTSMSNDKSKVHPRHPDEARVEELRKPWRENILHANTLKPTLSRDILAWSQRYEDFQLYSKPPPFFNTPPVTIHLAGDPLQQEQLHAARAQYSRWLKKMLPGSSNTKPQGNGSVPEFKCHMRGNSGKIQNILKDEPQKYSLRKPGMMLRPLPQLSVMNLGKDKAEEKESVALAPGPCMDCSLSSKDNAIPRHTSLYNKHHYMGFCKQRSFLYKRTALPLTDEEKSIFTFQGCAPDMKTPSSAVQPFRNIVEAKPHKDCPLYTK, encoded by the exons ATGGAAAGTATTACAGTGGAGTCAGACCTCATGGCCAACATGTCAGAGACGGGTCAGTGTGATGATGGAGTGGATACAGGACAGGATAAAGGACAGGAAGATGTCCTTGTCCTTCAGAGTGATTTGTCATCCACGGAGCATGGGTTGGAAAACAGGTCAGGTTCAACTGAGGATAttacaacaaacacagatgacAGCTCCTATGACGTCACATGGACAGTTCACGTTGTTCTAGCTGTTCCAAGAG GAGAAGAGGCGGACGTCCAGGAAGCTGCTGAAAAGGCCAAGAAAATGAAGAAGGACTCATCTACTCTCTTGGTCAAAGCTCATAAAGCTCAGGGCTGCTATCATATTGAGTACAAGTTGTTGCCAGGTGATACAGAGACGGTCAAAGTGGACCTGGTTATGTTTGGGCCAGTAGCAAAACTGTACAAAGAAGATGAGATCAAG ATTCTGAGAACATGGCATGAGGGAGACCAGACATGGGTTGGTTGGAACCAGAGTTTCAACGTCAAAGTCAACAGGGACATGGTGATCAGTCTACTTTCTCATAAGATCAGGCTTCAGATATGGAACAGTAAAGACAAACTGTCCAGCCAGGCTCGCTATGAACGACTCAAAGTGTTCAGGCCACCACAGGAACATGCTGAAGATGCAACAGACATGTGTG GTGGTGTCAAGTCTACGGTAAACAGACTGAGAATCTTATGTGAGAAGAGGTCACACACAtctaaaaagcacaaaaaggaTATAATGTTTAATTCCAATCCAGAGATGCACCCAGACACAG GTTTTCAAAAACCCACAACTGATGCTTTCAACCTCGAGGATATACAAAAGATTGACACTGCTTCAGTTGAAATCAGTCCCATTcgtttgttggcag GTGAGGCCTCACTGGATGACTGCTTCCGAGTCCATTCAGCTGGTGTATTTGAGGTGATGTGTAACATCTCTCTGGACAGGCTGTTAATATCTGACCAACTGAAGGCTGTACTCAATCCACTGGTCATCACCATTTTGTCAGCCACTTCAATGCCTTCAACCCCGACCCCTTTCCATGTCCTAGAG GAAAAATGTGTGCCTGTTTATTGCCAGTATAAGTTCCATAACTTGAATATGCACAGAACCAGCTTTCAAAAGCACGGTACTGACATCTACTTCAGAGATGTGAATGTGATCCTGACTGGCTTGATGACTCCTGGAGAACTCCAAGAATTCTTCTCTGGTCCACCTCTGGAGATAGAGGTTCATGATCGTGACAGAAAGTTGGAAGAAACACCAAAAATTCAAGCAATGTTTGGGTCAGATGATGACACGCAGAGTAATGCAGCACCATTCAAAGAGAAGATGATGGTTTTTAACTCTCATGGTATTGTGTGCCTCAATCTCTCTGAGCTATTACTTGGGAAGAGAAGTCTGAAGCTGCGCCTGCCAATCAAATGCTGCCCTCCACCTCCACTGTCGGACAGGGAGAGAAGTGCTTGGGGCAGGAAGATGACAGAAACAGGAACTAGCAGAGCGCCCATGCCACAGGGCCATTACTTTGATGCCAATTCTCAACTCAAAGTCGATGTTGAAATAGCTTGCCCACTCAATGAAACAGGCACCTGTGATGGTCTGTTTGGACGGATCATCTACCTCTTTGGATGCAACAACCTCCCTGTGATGACCAAGCTGAGGACAGAGATCCTCCGAATCAATGCGGCAGCTTTTGACCTGGGCTCGCGCTCACTGGAAACCATAGAGAGAGCCCTaacaaattacataattaatttCAAGCATGATGAGAGCAAGGATCTGGATTTTGTTACAGGATTTCACGTTCTAGATATGAGGACACACATCTTTGTTCTTGAAGGGCTGAAACATAAAGCAGTAAAGAGACTTTGGGAGGCTGTTCCTATGAA ACTAAGTGGGAGTGAGGAAGAGCAGGTGATAGTCCTCTACAACTCAAACCTGGGTTTCTTCAAACGCATCTATGACTCACTGGATGTGGGTCTGAGTCCTATCTGTCTTTCTGAGCCACTAGAGACCATCATGAGAATGCCTCTGGTCTACATAAGAGGAATGATCCCCCATTCCTGCTTCCAGGCTTTGTCAAG GTTAAGCCAGCTTTGTCAAGTAAGGCAACTCAAAGATGTGGTGCAGTACAACCTCTTCCCCTCAGCTGACATGATTCTCAGCATGAGCAAGGAATATGGCACATATTCTGAGCAGTGGGAACAAAATACTAAAGCAAAAACTGAGATGGATGCCTCCTCTTTGCCTGTTCGCATGAAAAGACACGCACCCCTCGACACATACAACAACAAGTACATTAAATGGAAACACAACATCCAGCAGAGGCCGCTCAAACTGCGCAAGGATTTCATCCAG gaaaatattaaaaaggtGCAAGAAGACAGTGAGCAGTTGCAGAAGCCAGAGGCTGCTGTATTAAGGATGGACCAGGCTGCAGGCAGTTCAGCACACATCTACAGCATCCAGACCTTCAACTCAAATGAGCAAGCCAAGGAACTGTTCTGCAAAGTGATGGCCAAG TTTCCAGGGCGGAGGTTCACCTACAGTCAGCAGTATCTCAGTGCTACACTGGAACCGAGATATGTGACTTCTAAAAATGACTCCAACACTCCCTCTACTATTTGGTTCACAAGCATGAGCAATGACAAGTCCAAAGTGCACCCCAGACACCCAGATGAGGCCCGGGTGGAAGAGCTTAGGAAG CCATGGAGAGAGAACATCCTACATGCCAACACGTTGAAACCCACACTTTCACGGGACATACTGGCCTGGAGCCAACGCTATGAGGACTTTCAGCTCTACAGTAAACCTCCCCCTTTCTTCAACACACCTCCTGTCACCATTCACCTGGCTG GGGACCctctgcagcaggagcagctccatGCTGCCAGAGCTCAGTACAGTCGCTGGCTGAAGAAGATGCTTCCTGGCAGCAGCAACACCAAGCCACAAGGCAACGGTTCAGTCCCCGAGTTCAAGTGTCACATGAGAGGAAACTCAGGAAAGATTCAGAATATACTGAAAGATGAGCCCCAGAAGTATTCACTGAGGAAACCAGGCATGATGCTGAGG CCTTTgcctcagctgtctgtgatgaaCCTGGGTAAGGACAAagcagaagaaaaggagagCGTGGCTCTGGCTCCAGGCCCCTGTATGGACTGCAGCCTCAGCAGCAAAGACAATGCCATCCCCAGACACACGTCTCTGTACAACAAGCACCACTACAT GGGATTCTGCAAGCAGCGTTCATTCCTGTACAAGCGGACGGCCTTGCCTCTGACAGATGAGGAAAAGAGTATCTTCACTTTTCAGGGGTGTGCACCCGATATGAAAACACCGTCATCAGCTGTCCAGCCATTCAGGAATATTGTAGAAGCCAAACCCCACAAAGACTGCCCCTTGTATACCAAATAG